One Gemmatimonadaceae bacterium genomic window carries:
- a CDS encoding class I SAM-dependent RNA methyltransferase: MKRPARRSTTRLSARTGHGGAPTETVANIRIDSIAAGGDGVGRIDGMACFVPRTAAGDVAQVAYVPHARYARGRVLQLLEMSPDRTEPRCHHYVADRCGGCQLQHLTHEAQRNVRRHIVRDALQRVGRREVPLPEIVSGIEWEYRERLTLALRSRGTNWIGGLHAFDDAGRIFALDECPIAHPRLTACWSDLRRQLRGLPQPRPGTTLRLSLRLMGNAQVAVVVQGGWDWRDGAPWAAQVHANVALIGAIWWEPDAGAAVMLSGELNSDVLAFAQVNPVVATALREHVLTIARSFTPASVIDAYSGRGEIAESLARDGARVTAIEADRMATMRAAERLAEFDAATVITARVEDVLADVLPAELVVLNPPRRGVDIRVAATLAESAPHGVRAIVYVSCDPATLARDLSRLPRWRIASVRCFDMFPQTAHVETVCVLIPENS, from the coding sequence GTGAAGCGTCCCGCTCGACGATCGACGACGCGCCTGAGCGCCCGCACCGGACACGGGGGCGCGCCGACGGAGACGGTGGCGAATATCCGGATCGATTCCATCGCCGCTGGCGGAGATGGCGTGGGTCGCATCGACGGGATGGCCTGCTTCGTGCCGCGCACTGCGGCAGGCGATGTGGCCCAGGTGGCGTACGTGCCACATGCGCGATACGCGCGCGGGCGGGTGCTGCAGCTGCTGGAAATGTCGCCTGACCGGACAGAACCCAGGTGTCATCATTACGTCGCCGACCGGTGCGGTGGGTGTCAGTTGCAGCACCTGACACACGAGGCGCAACGAAACGTGCGCCGTCACATCGTCCGCGATGCCTTGCAGCGTGTCGGGCGCCGCGAGGTGCCACTTCCCGAGATCGTGTCGGGCATTGAATGGGAGTATCGCGAACGCCTGACGCTGGCGCTCCGCAGCCGCGGGACGAACTGGATTGGTGGCTTGCATGCGTTCGATGACGCCGGTCGCATCTTCGCGCTCGACGAGTGCCCGATCGCGCATCCGCGGCTGACTGCGTGCTGGAGCGATCTGCGTCGCCAGTTGCGTGGTCTGCCGCAGCCGCGACCAGGCACGACGCTGCGCCTGTCGCTTCGCCTGATGGGCAACGCACAGGTGGCGGTAGTGGTGCAGGGTGGATGGGACTGGCGAGATGGCGCGCCATGGGCCGCGCAGGTGCACGCGAACGTGGCACTCATTGGCGCGATCTGGTGGGAACCGGACGCGGGAGCGGCGGTCATGCTGTCTGGGGAATTGAATTCGGACGTGTTGGCGTTTGCGCAAGTCAATCCGGTGGTCGCCACCGCGTTGCGTGAACACGTACTCACGATCGCGCGATCGTTCACGCCTGCCTCGGTGATCGATGCCTATAGTGGGCGCGGCGAGATCGCCGAATCGCTGGCGCGTGACGGTGCCCGGGTGACAGCGATCGAGGCCGACCGCATGGCGACGATGCGCGCGGCGGAGCGACTCGCCGAGTTCGATGCCGCGACGGTCATCACGGCACGGGTAGAAGACGTACTGGCCGACGTGTTGCCGGCAGAGCTGGTCGTGTTGAATCCACCACGGCGCGGTGTGGATATTCGCGTTGCGGCGACCCTCGCGGAATCCGCGCCGCATGGCGTGCGCGCCATCGTGTACGTGAGTTGCGATCCGGCCACATTGGCCCGGGATCTCTCGCGGCTTCCTCGCTGGCGTATCGCGTCGGTGCGCTGTTTCGACATGTTTCCGCAGACGGCGCACGTGGAAACAGTGTGCGTGCTTATTCCGGAGAACTCATGA
- a CDS encoding acyl-CoA carboxylase subunit beta, translating to MRDKLSRLQAARDAADLGGGASRLAAQHAKGKLSARERLDVLLDEGSFIETDRFVTSRANGDGDIGVFGDGVVTGHGRIAGRLVYVFSQDFTVFGGSLSEAHAAKICKIMDLAMRAGAPVIGLNDSGGARIQEGVVSLGGYADIFLRNTLASGVIPQISAILGPCAGGAVYSPAITDFIYMVRGTSYMFVTGPNVVKTVTHEDVTMEHLGGADTHASTSGVAHFACDSELACLQQIRDLFRFVPSNNVDDPPRGTARDPRDRRDEALLDVIPDNANKPYDMHDVIRRVVDDGEFYEVHADYAGNILVGFAHLGGYSVGIVANQPAVMAGVLDISASMKAARFVRFCDCFNIPIVTFEDVPGFLPGVAQEHGGIIKHGAKLLYAYCEATVPKLTVITRKAYGGAYDVMSSKHIRGDFNIAWPTAEIAVMGPKGAVEILYKKEIADAADPQAAMDARVAEYTEKFANPYIAAARGYVDDVIDPRDTRPRLIEALDALQGKRDRNPPKKHGNLPL from the coding sequence ATGCGAGACAAGCTCTCTCGTCTTCAGGCCGCCCGTGACGCCGCCGACTTGGGCGGGGGCGCCAGCCGTCTCGCGGCGCAGCATGCCAAGGGCAAGCTCTCAGCGCGCGAGCGTCTTGACGTCCTCCTCGATGAAGGCTCCTTCATCGAGACCGACCGGTTCGTCACCTCGCGCGCCAACGGCGACGGTGACATCGGGGTGTTCGGCGACGGCGTCGTCACCGGACATGGCCGCATCGCTGGTCGCCTGGTGTACGTGTTTTCACAGGATTTCACCGTGTTTGGCGGATCGCTGTCTGAAGCGCACGCGGCGAAGATCTGCAAGATCATGGATCTGGCGATGCGGGCTGGCGCTCCGGTCATCGGGCTGAACGATTCCGGCGGCGCGCGCATCCAGGAAGGCGTGGTCTCGCTGGGGGGGTACGCGGACATTTTTCTGCGCAATACGCTGGCCTCAGGAGTCATTCCGCAGATCTCCGCAATCCTCGGGCCGTGCGCTGGCGGCGCGGTGTACTCACCGGCGATTACGGACTTCATTTACATGGTGCGCGGCACGAGCTACATGTTCGTGACCGGCCCGAATGTGGTGAAGACGGTCACGCACGAAGACGTGACGATGGAACATCTGGGCGGCGCAGACACGCACGCGTCGACGAGCGGCGTGGCGCACTTCGCCTGCGACTCGGAGTTGGCGTGCCTGCAGCAGATTCGCGATCTGTTTCGCTTCGTGCCCTCCAACAACGTCGATGATCCGCCACGCGGCACGGCGCGCGATCCGCGGGACCGACGGGATGAGGCGCTCCTGGATGTGATCCCGGACAACGCGAACAAGCCGTATGACATGCATGACGTCATTCGACGCGTGGTGGACGACGGCGAGTTCTACGAGGTGCATGCGGACTATGCCGGAAACATTCTGGTCGGCTTCGCCCACCTGGGTGGTTACAGTGTTGGCATCGTGGCCAATCAACCGGCGGTGATGGCGGGTGTGCTGGACATCAGCGCCTCCATGAAGGCGGCGCGATTCGTGCGTTTCTGCGATTGCTTCAACATTCCAATCGTCACGTTCGAGGATGTGCCGGGATTCCTGCCGGGCGTCGCCCAGGAGCACGGAGGCATCATCAAGCACGGGGCGAAGTTACTGTACGCCTATTGCGAGGCGACGGTGCCCAAACTCACGGTGATTACGCGCAAGGCCTACGGCGGCGCGTACGACGTGATGAGTTCCAAGCACATTCGCGGCGACTTCAACATCGCGTGGCCAACGGCGGAGATTGCCGTCATGGGCCCCAAGGGCGCCGTCGAAATTCTGTACAAGAAGGAGATTGCGGACGCGGCCGATCCGCAGGCGGCCATGGATGCGCGCGTAGCCGAGTACACGGAGAAGTTCGCCAACCCCTACATTGCCGCCGCGCGCGGATATGTCGACGATGTGATTGACCCTCGAGACACGCGCCCACGGTTGATCGAGGCGCTGGATGCGCTGCAGGGGAAGCGTGACCGCAATCCGCCCAAGAAGCACGGGAACCTCCCGCTGTGA
- the rplM gene encoding 50S ribosomal protein L13, with protein MKTYSATPKDIDRRWYIVDAEGMVLGLLASEVAKIIRGKHKPMYTPHMDTGDFVIVINASKVHVTGRKAEQKTYFTHTGYMGHEKHTPYASVMASHPERIIEKAVYGMLPKTALGRQVLRRKLRVYAGADHPHVAQTPTSLAFSNAEAK; from the coding sequence ATGAAGACTTACAGCGCGACCCCGAAGGATATCGACCGTCGGTGGTATATCGTCGACGCGGAAGGAATGGTCCTGGGCTTACTCGCGTCGGAAGTCGCCAAGATCATCCGCGGCAAGCACAAGCCCATGTACACGCCGCACATGGACACGGGTGACTTCGTCATCGTGATCAATGCGTCCAAGGTCCATGTGACTGGCCGCAAGGCTGAGCAGAAGACCTATTTCACCCATACTGGCTATATGGGTCACGAGAAGCATACCCCGTACGCTTCGGTGATGGCCAGCCATCCCGAGCGCATCATCGAGAAGGCAGTTTACGGCATGCTGCCGAAGACGGCGCTCGGACGGCAGGTGTTGCGCCGCAAGCTGCGCGTGTACGCGGGCGCGGATCATCCGCATGTGGCGCAGACCCCGACCTCGCTCGCCTTCTCCAACGCTGAGGCCAAGTGA
- the rpsI gene encoding 30S ribosomal protein S9 — MSEQIQSLGRRKRAVCRLYLTPGSGKWDVNGRTLGDYFPRPTLVSAIQQPFTLTDTLGRFDVKAVLDGGGVSGQAGAVRLAIARALVKLDETNRKKLREFGLLTRDAREVERKKPGRAGARKRFQFSKR, encoded by the coding sequence ATGTCGGAGCAGATTCAATCCCTGGGTCGTCGCAAGCGGGCCGTCTGCCGCTTGTATCTCACCCCCGGCTCGGGCAAGTGGGACGTGAACGGTCGCACGTTGGGAGATTATTTCCCGCGGCCAACGCTGGTGTCGGCCATTCAGCAGCCGTTTACGCTGACCGACACGCTGGGTCGGTTCGACGTGAAGGCCGTCCTCGATGGCGGCGGTGTGTCCGGACAGGCTGGCGCCGTGCGTCTCGCGATCGCGCGCGCGCTGGTGAAGCTCGATGAGACCAACCGGAAGAAGTTGCGTGAGTTCGGCCTCCTGACGCGCGATGCGCGTGAGGTCGAGCGCAAGAAGCCGGGTCGCGCTGGCGCTCGTAAGCGGTTCCAGTTCTCCAAGCGCTAG
- the aroA gene encoding 3-phosphoshikimate 1-carboxyvinyltransferase has protein sequence MVRGEVRAPGDKSISHRALIFAAVADGSSRVRDILDSADVQATAQALRAMGADIPPLGPDLVVQGVGVDGLHSPDGALDCANSGTTTRLLSGLVAGLPGRQARFEGDVSLSRRPMRRIATPLRAMGARIDFEGPEGHDGLPMRVQGAALQSVVWDNSHASAQVKGALLLAGLASGVAVEVHEPVRSRDHSERMLAARGVELEVLANGVRLAPSQRVRALDVDVPADPSSAAFFAALAALADRGELRLTDVCLNPTRIGAFDVLARMGVSLRLEDERVAGGETVGTVVVQAGHQLNGARIGADEIPRCIDELPLLACVAACAAGETRISDASELRVKESDRITAVVENLRGLGVDVEEFPDGMRIVGSRQPLRGHVVTHGDHRVAMAFGVLGALPGNRITIDEPECVAVSFPSFWAELARVVGGEDEVALSAGTGERVVIAIDGPAASGKSSTAQWVAQRLGVRHVDSGAFYRAITFLGLQGSLAPDSWTAEALLADAHRVGQRLTERSVLPLVDGQIVDEALRDEPVTRQVSRVAQMARVREWVNDQVRRAATASDVVVDGRDIGTVVFPDASLKVFLVADPWERARRRLIQRLGRRPTDPEIARETEALVARDAQDATQSAPARDAITVDTTTLTQEEQVDRIVALAKAAPRRLLPPVFDLPS, from the coding sequence GTGGTTCGCGGTGAGGTGCGCGCGCCTGGCGACAAATCCATCAGTCATCGCGCGCTCATTTTCGCCGCGGTGGCGGATGGGTCGTCGCGCGTGCGGGACATCCTGGATTCCGCCGATGTGCAGGCCACCGCCCAGGCGTTGCGCGCCATGGGAGCGGATATTCCTCCGCTCGGTCCCGACCTTGTGGTGCAGGGCGTGGGAGTCGACGGACTCCACTCGCCGGACGGGGCGTTGGACTGCGCGAACAGCGGCACCACCACCCGGCTGCTGTCGGGGCTCGTGGCGGGATTGCCCGGTCGTCAGGCGCGTTTTGAAGGGGATGTGAGTTTGAGTCGGCGCCCGATGCGACGGATCGCCACGCCGTTGCGGGCCATGGGTGCGCGAATCGACTTCGAGGGCCCCGAAGGACACGATGGCCTTCCCATGCGGGTGCAGGGCGCGGCCCTGCAATCGGTGGTCTGGGACAATTCGCACGCCAGTGCTCAGGTGAAGGGCGCACTCCTCCTGGCCGGGCTCGCATCGGGTGTTGCCGTCGAGGTCCACGAGCCGGTGCGCTCGCGCGATCACAGCGAGCGGATGCTGGCGGCACGCGGCGTGGAACTGGAGGTGCTCGCCAACGGCGTGCGGCTCGCGCCGTCGCAGCGGGTGCGCGCGCTGGACGTCGACGTGCCGGCGGATCCGTCGTCAGCCGCATTCTTCGCGGCGCTGGCGGCGCTGGCGGATCGCGGCGAACTCCGTCTCACCGACGTGTGCCTGAATCCCACGCGGATAGGCGCGTTTGACGTGCTGGCGCGCATGGGTGTTTCCTTGCGCCTGGAAGATGAACGTGTGGCGGGCGGCGAGACGGTTGGAACGGTGGTCGTCCAGGCCGGTCACCAGCTCAACGGCGCGCGCATTGGCGCGGACGAGATCCCGCGGTGCATCGATGAGCTGCCGTTGTTGGCGTGCGTGGCGGCGTGTGCGGCGGGTGAGACACGCATTTCTGACGCGAGCGAATTGCGCGTGAAGGAGAGCGATCGGATTACGGCGGTCGTCGAGAATCTGCGGGGGCTGGGTGTCGACGTCGAGGAATTCCCCGACGGCATGCGGATCGTCGGCTCACGTCAGCCGCTGCGCGGACATGTCGTCACCCACGGCGATCACCGAGTGGCGATGGCCTTCGGCGTTTTGGGTGCGCTGCCCGGCAATCGCATCACCATCGACGAGCCGGAGTGTGTTGCCGTGTCCTTTCCGTCGTTCTGGGCGGAATTGGCGCGGGTCGTGGGAGGAGAGGACGAGGTCGCCCTGTCGGCAGGCACCGGTGAGCGGGTCGTCATAGCCATTGATGGTCCGGCGGCCTCCGGAAAGAGCTCAACCGCGCAGTGGGTGGCGCAACGCCTGGGCGTGCGTCATGTCGATTCGGGTGCGTTTTATCGCGCCATCACCTTTCTGGGGTTGCAGGGCTCGCTGGCGCCGGACTCTTGGACTGCGGAGGCGCTGCTCGCGGACGCCCACAGGGTGGGGCAGCGCTTGACCGAACGATCGGTGCTGCCGCTGGTGGATGGTCAGATTGTGGACGAGGCCCTTCGGGACGAGCCCGTGACGCGACAGGTATCGCGGGTAGCACAGATGGCCCGGGTACGCGAATGGGTGAACGATCAGGTGCGTCGGGCCGCCACGGCCTCCGACGTCGTGGTGGACGGCCGGGACATCGGTACGGTCGTCTTTCCGGACGCGTCGCTGAAGGTCTTTCTGGTCGCCGATCCCTGGGAACGCGCTCGCCGGCGCCTGATCCAGCGTCTCGGTCGTCGCCCCACCGATCCCGAGATCGCCCGTGAAACCGAGGCACTGGTGGCCCGAGACGCTCAGGATGCCACGCAAAGCGCCCCCGCCCGCGACGCCATCACCGTGGACACCACGACGCTTACGCAGGAGGAACAAGTCGACCGCATCGTCGCGCTCGCCAAAGCGGCCCCACGACGTCTCCTGCCTCCCGTCTTCGATCTTCCTTCTTGA
- the accC gene encoding acetyl-CoA carboxylase biotin carboxylase subunit, whose amino-acid sequence MSAPGSAAPFRKLLIANRGEIALRVIRACQELGVRTVAVYSEADARAPHVREADEAVCVGPAPSSQSYLLGDRLIEAAKRTGAEAIHPGYGFLSERAWFARAVRDAGLVFVGPPAEAIDAMGSKTAARQLVISAGVPVVPGTTEALRDADEALAIAQTFGFPVLLKAAAGGGGKGMRIVRTPHEMADALASAKRESQNAFGDDAVYIEKYIEGPRHVEIQVLADTHGNIVHLGERECSVQRRHQKMIEEAPSVAVSPDLRARMGATAVAAARSAGYVNAGTCEFLLDRSGEFYFLEMNTRVQVEHPVTELVMGIDLVQWQIRIAAGAALPFAQKDFTPRGWAIECRITSEDPANGFLPSTGRVEHLHVPSGPGVRWDSGIEAGSDIGLYYDPMLAKLIVHAPNRTLAIARMRRALLELTIDGIETSRAFHLRVMDHPTFQSGDISIQWLEQTIDELTGPTHDRATLRLAALASALITHEERNTARPVVGAVTSGGLTRTVEGQSAATARSAWAAQARRESLRQG is encoded by the coding sequence GTGAGCGCGCCCGGGAGCGCCGCACCGTTCCGCAAGCTGCTCATCGCCAATCGCGGTGAGATTGCGTTGCGGGTGATCCGTGCGTGTCAGGAACTGGGGGTGCGCACCGTCGCGGTGTACTCGGAAGCTGATGCCCGCGCACCGCACGTACGGGAAGCGGACGAGGCAGTCTGCGTCGGACCCGCGCCGTCCAGCCAGAGCTATCTGCTGGGCGATCGCCTGATTGAGGCGGCGAAGCGCACGGGGGCTGAGGCCATTCATCCGGGCTACGGATTTCTGTCCGAGCGCGCCTGGTTCGCGCGTGCGGTTCGCGATGCCGGACTCGTGTTCGTGGGTCCGCCCGCCGAGGCCATTGACGCAATGGGGTCCAAGACGGCCGCCCGCCAGCTGGTCATCAGCGCCGGTGTGCCGGTGGTGCCGGGGACCACCGAAGCGTTGCGAGATGCCGATGAGGCGCTGGCGATTGCGCAGACCTTCGGATTTCCTGTGCTGCTCAAGGCCGCCGCCGGTGGTGGCGGCAAAGGCATGCGTATTGTACGGACACCCCACGAAATGGCGGACGCGCTGGCCTCGGCGAAGCGCGAATCGCAGAACGCGTTCGGGGATGACGCGGTCTACATCGAGAAGTACATCGAAGGTCCGCGCCACGTTGAGATCCAGGTGCTCGCCGACACCCATGGCAACATCGTGCACCTCGGCGAACGGGAGTGCTCGGTGCAGCGTCGACATCAGAAGATGATCGAGGAAGCGCCGAGTGTGGCCGTGTCACCGGACTTGCGCGCCCGCATGGGGGCAACGGCGGTGGCCGCCGCGCGTTCCGCAGGCTACGTGAATGCCGGCACGTGCGAGTTCCTGTTGGATCGATCCGGCGAGTTCTATTTCCTGGAGATGAACACTCGAGTGCAAGTCGAGCACCCGGTGACGGAGCTGGTCATGGGGATCGACCTGGTGCAGTGGCAGATTCGCATCGCGGCCGGCGCCGCGCTGCCGTTCGCGCAGAAGGACTTTACGCCACGCGGATGGGCCATCGAGTGCCGCATTACCAGTGAAGACCCGGCCAACGGATTCCTGCCGTCAACCGGGCGTGTGGAACATTTGCACGTACCCAGCGGTCCAGGCGTTCGGTGGGACAGTGGCATCGAAGCGGGGAGCGACATCGGTCTGTACTATGACCCCATGCTCGCCAAGCTCATCGTGCATGCGCCCAACCGCACCCTGGCGATTGCCCGCATGCGTCGCGCGTTGCTGGAACTCACGATCGATGGCATCGAAACGTCGCGGGCGTTTCATCTGCGCGTGATGGATCATCCGACGTTTCAAAGCGGCGATATCTCCATCCAGTGGCTTGAGCAGACAATCGACGAACTCACTGGGCCAACGCACGATCGTGCCACGCTTCGCCTGGCGGCACTGGCCTCGGCGTTGATTACGCATGAAGAGCGCAACACTGCCCGGCCGGTCGTCGGCGCGGTGACGTCCGGCGGGCTGACACGTACCGTGGAAGGACAGTCGGCGGCCACTGCGAGATCCGCCTGGGCGGCCCAGGCGCGTCGCGAATCGTTGCGGCAGGGATGA
- a CDS encoding 30S ribosomal protein S1, whose protein sequence is MSTELSPETGTELNSELTTALDEDSLGHPKLTPREKRDLQKSQLRPLANRRPELYEEDEFSSDEYERMMELYNGTLASIEEGEIVKSRVLEIRENLVVLDIGFKSEGTIALEEFKDMPDLKVGDEVEVLLEHLEDQEGSVVLSKKKADFMRVWERIRVAYESDMPVEGVLVKKIKGGVVVDLMGVDAFLPGSQIALRRVPNIDELLGHKYEFKIIKLNKRRRNIVVSRRVILEQERAGKREKLMKELNKDQVRKGVVKNITDFGAFIDLGGVDGLLHITDMSWGRISHPSEMVQIGMELEIKVLDIDWERERISLGLKQLQSYPWKDVAAKYPVGTRVNGKVVSITNYGAFIELEPGIEGLVHISEMSWTRNVRHPSKIVSIGEAIEAVVLKVDETEEKISLGMKQTEQDPWVILPLKYPVGTRINGKVRNLTSFGAFVEIEPGIDGLIHISDMSWTKRVQHPSEVVKKGDAVDVVILNIDSENKRISLGLKQAEEDPWLKIGETYPVGTELPGSVVRLMDKGVVVDLGNDIEGFVPVSQLNPEGTVTNPADFTWETMNLVMRVLEVDPIHRRIVLAVTSVPEEQPPKPAEPSKVHSSEDEIGL, encoded by the coding sequence ATGAGCACCGAACTGAGCCCCGAAACGGGCACCGAGTTGAATTCCGAGCTGACCACTGCGCTCGACGAAGATTCGCTGGGACACCCGAAGCTTACGCCGCGCGAAAAGCGCGACCTCCAGAAGAGCCAGCTGCGCCCGCTGGCCAATCGTCGCCCGGAGCTCTACGAAGAGGACGAGTTCTCGTCCGACGAGTATGAGCGGATGATGGAGCTGTACAACGGGACGCTCGCCTCCATTGAAGAAGGCGAAATCGTCAAGTCCCGCGTCCTCGAGATTCGCGAGAACCTGGTCGTCCTCGATATCGGCTTCAAGTCCGAAGGCACGATCGCCCTCGAAGAATTCAAGGATATGCCCGACCTCAAGGTCGGCGACGAAGTCGAGGTGTTGCTCGAGCACCTGGAAGATCAGGAAGGCTCGGTGGTGCTGTCGAAGAAGAAGGCCGACTTCATGCGTGTGTGGGAACGCATTCGCGTGGCGTACGAAAGCGACATGCCGGTGGAAGGCGTGCTCGTCAAGAAGATCAAGGGTGGCGTCGTGGTCGATCTCATGGGCGTGGATGCATTCCTCCCCGGCTCGCAGATTGCCCTTCGTCGCGTGCCCAACATCGACGAACTGCTCGGTCACAAGTACGAGTTCAAGATCATCAAGCTGAACAAGCGCCGCCGCAACATTGTCGTCTCCCGCCGGGTGATCCTCGAGCAGGAACGCGCCGGCAAGCGTGAGAAGCTGATGAAGGAGCTCAACAAGGATCAGGTGCGGAAGGGTGTCGTCAAGAACATCACCGACTTCGGAGCCTTCATCGATCTCGGTGGCGTGGACGGCCTGCTGCACATCACTGACATGTCGTGGGGCCGCATCTCGCATCCGAGCGAGATGGTCCAGATCGGCATGGAACTGGAAATCAAGGTCCTCGATATCGATTGGGAGCGCGAGCGGATTTCACTCGGCCTCAAGCAGCTCCAGAGCTACCCGTGGAAGGACGTGGCGGCCAAGTACCCGGTCGGTACGCGCGTGAACGGCAAGGTCGTGTCGATCACCAACTACGGGGCGTTCATCGAGCTCGAGCCGGGCATCGAAGGCCTCGTGCACATCTCCGAAATGAGCTGGACGCGCAACGTGCGTCATCCGTCCAAGATCGTGTCCATTGGTGAGGCGATCGAGGCGGTGGTGCTGAAGGTCGACGAAACCGAAGAGAAGATCTCGCTCGGCATGAAGCAGACCGAGCAGGATCCGTGGGTCATCCTCCCGCTCAAGTACCCGGTAGGCACGCGCATCAACGGCAAGGTGCGCAACCTGACCAGCTTCGGGGCATTCGTGGAGATCGAGCCGGGCATCGACGGCCTCATTCACATCTCCGACATGTCCTGGACCAAGCGCGTTCAGCATCCGTCGGAAGTGGTGAAGAAGGGCGACGCGGTGGACGTCGTGATCCTCAACATCGATAGCGAGAACAAGCGGATTTCACTCGGACTCAAGCAGGCCGAGGAAGATCCGTGGCTCAAGATCGGCGAGACGTACCCGGTGGGTACTGAGCTCCCCGGCAGCGTGGTTCGCCTGATGGACAAGGGCGTCGTCGTCGATCTCGGCAACGATATCGAAGGCTTCGTTCCGGTCAGCCAGTTGAACCCGGAAGGCACGGTCACCAATCCCGCAGACTTCACGTGGGAAACGATGAACCTGGTCATGCGTGTACTCGAGGTCGATCCGATTCATCGCCGCATTGTGTTGGCGGTGACATCGGTGCCGGAAGAGCAGCCGCCCAAGCCGGCCGAGCCCAGCAAGGTCCACAGCTCGGAAGACGAGATCGGACTGTAG
- the rpsB gene encoding 30S ribosomal protein S2 translates to MTIPSLEQLLAASVHFGHQTRRWNPKMRRFIFAERNGIHIIDLQKTLRQIELAQKLVREVVLRGESVLFVCTKRQLAAIVRAEAERSGAMFVTERWLGGMLTNFGTVKKQIRKLKDLQAGSEEGGGFTNYTKKEQLLMSRQRDKLGKYLSGIKAMNRLPGLLFIIDSKKERIAVSEANKLGVPIVAIVDTNADPDLITVPIAGNDDAIRSVELIAKVIADTIDEARREAPVRPSEEEQESYTFSSDRGTEPAGRGDRGDRGQGGGGGGQGGAGRPGEDEKRRRPRRRRAKPEAIAARLKTGAEGAPADGAADAGVDAGEPDSAAE, encoded by the coding sequence ATGACGATTCCGTCCCTCGAGCAGTTGCTCGCCGCAAGCGTCCACTTCGGGCACCAGACCCGTCGCTGGAACCCGAAAATGCGCCGGTTCATCTTCGCCGAGCGCAATGGCATTCACATCATCGATCTGCAGAAGACGCTCCGCCAAATCGAACTGGCGCAGAAGCTCGTCCGCGAGGTCGTGCTGCGCGGTGAAAGCGTGCTGTTCGTGTGCACCAAGCGCCAACTCGCCGCCATCGTGCGCGCGGAAGCCGAACGGAGCGGCGCGATGTTCGTGACCGAACGCTGGCTTGGCGGCATGCTGACGAACTTCGGCACCGTCAAGAAGCAGATCCGCAAGCTCAAGGATCTGCAGGCCGGCAGCGAAGAAGGCGGCGGTTTCACGAATTACACGAAGAAAGAACAGCTTCTGATGTCGCGTCAGCGCGACAAGCTCGGCAAGTACCTGTCGGGCATCAAGGCGATGAATCGGTTGCCCGGATTGCTGTTCATCATCGATTCGAAGAAGGAGCGCATTGCGGTGTCCGAGGCCAACAAGCTCGGTGTGCCGATTGTCGCCATCGTCGATACGAACGCCGATCCGGATCTCATCACGGTGCCGATCGCCGGCAATGACGACGCCATTCGCTCCGTGGAGCTGATTGCCAAGGTCATCGCCGATACCATCGACGAGGCGCGCCGCGAGGCGCCCGTCCGTCCGTCGGAAGAAGAGCAGGAGAGCTACACGTTCTCCAGCGACCGTGGTACGGAGCCCGCTGGCCGTGGCGATCGTGGCGATCGTGGGCAGGGCGGTGGTGGTGGTGGCCAGGGCGGCGCTGGACGGCCTGGCGAGGACGAAAAGCGTCGTCGCCCACGCCGTCGTCGTGCGAAGCCCGAGGCCATTGCCGCGCGGTTGAAGACCGGTGCTGAGGGCGCGCCGGCCGACGGCGCGGCTGACGCAGGGGTTGATGCGGGCGAGCCGGACAGCGCGGCGGAATAG
- a CDS encoding acetyl-CoA carboxylase biotin carboxyl carrier protein subunit: MKYVVEVNGERIAVELDGAQAIVDGERIDVALTTVDGTPMRLVRIGEQVHRVVARRGTTRGVWLLDVDGARVETEALDERMRTIRDLTAASAVASGPAPLVAPMPGLVVRVNIAVGDLVSAGQGLVVVEAMKMENELRASVPGIVLAVRAVPGTAVEKGANLIELGPLPVST; encoded by the coding sequence ATGAAGTATGTCGTCGAGGTAAACGGCGAGCGGATCGCGGTGGAGCTGGATGGCGCCCAGGCCATTGTCGACGGCGAGCGAATCGATGTGGCACTCACGACGGTCGACGGGACGCCGATGCGGCTCGTGCGAATCGGGGAGCAGGTGCACCGGGTCGTGGCCCGTCGCGGCACGACGCGCGGGGTCTGGCTGCTGGACGTGGACGGGGCGCGGGTGGAAACGGAGGCGCTCGATGAGCGTATGCGTACCATACGAGATCTTACCGCGGCCTCGGCGGTGGCTTCAGGCCCGGCTCCGCTGGTTGCGCCAATGCCCGGGCTGGTGGTTCGCGTGAACATTGCCGTCGGCGACCTGGTGTCCGCCGGTCAGGGCCTGGTGGTTGTCGAGGCCATGAAGATGGAAAACGAGCTCCGAGCGTCCGTGCCGGGGATCGTGCTTGCGGTGCGAGCGGTCCCCGGCACGGCGGTCGAAAAGGGAGCTAATCTGATCGAATTGGGACCGTTGCCGGTCTCCACTTAG